The DNA sequence GTCGAAGCGGTAGGTGACGAATTCCGGATGATTATATCTCGAAAAGCTTGATGGACCCTCTCTATCTTGATAACGGTGCAACAAGCTGGCCGAAACCGCCGGAGGTCGCCCGAGCCATGGCCGACTTCCTCTCCGACGTAGGTGCCAGTCCGGGGCGAGCCGGACACCGTCTTGCCTTGGAGGCGGGACGAATCGTCTACGACACCCGGGAGGCCCTTGCCGAGTTCTTTGGCCTTAAGGATCCCATGCGGGTGGTTTTTACGTCCAATGTTACCGAAGCCCTTAATCTGGTACTCCGGGGATTGCTTATCCCCGGAGACCGGGTGATTGTCAGCTCCATGGAGCACAATGCTGTGATGCGGCCCTTACGTTTTCTCGAGCAGCAGGGCGTTATCGTCGAAACCCTCCCCTGCGACGCGGAAGGACGCACCGATTCTCGGGAGCTGGAGCTTGCCCTGGAGAAGCCTGCCAAGCTTGTTGTTGTGAACCACGCCTCGAACGTTACCGGCACGGTACAGCCTGTAGGCCGCTTCGGTGCCGTCGTCCGGCAGAGAAGAAAGGCTCTTGGTATGCAATACCCCCTGTTTCTTGTCGATACGGCCCAGAGTGCCGGTAGCATACCCATCGATATGGAACACGATGGGGTGGATATCCTTGCTTTTACGGGACATAAAGGGCTCCTTGGCCCTACCGGCACCGGCGGGGCCTTGTTCGGACCGTACGTACCGGTGGATACCATCAATCCTTTGATACGGGGAGGCACCGGCAGCCGTTCCGAGCGTGAGACGCAACCGGAATTCCTTCCCGATCGTTTTGAAAGCGGTACGATGAACAGCGTCGGCCTTGCAGGGCTGCTTGCAGCCCTTACATGGATACGCGGTCGGGGGGTAGTTGAACTCCAGCGCCGGGAAGCGGCTCTCACTATGCGTTTGTACGAGGCTCTTGCTGAGATGAAGGGGATTCGGCTGTATGGGCCCGATCGAAGGCCCGGTTTCCCCTTGCCGGAAGCAGGATGCTGTACCGGTATACTCTCTTTTAACATCGATGGAATGCCCTGTTCCGAGGCTGGGATGCGGCTGGACGAAGAATACGGAATTCTCTGTCGGGTCGGACTCCATTGCGCCCCGAGTGCCCATCGAAGCATCGGAACCTTTCCTGAAGGGACCATCCGGTTCGGTGTGGGGCCTTTTACCAATGATGGAGATATCGATCGTGCCGTGGATGCCGTTTCTCGGCTTTCGGGAGAGGTGTAGTGAACGAAGAGTACGCAGTGGTGCTTGTCCACTCAACCAGCCATGCCATTCGTGGAGAGAGGCTGCTTAGTGGAGCAGGGGTTCCCTGCCGCCTGATACCGGTCCCCAGATATCTCAGTTCCG is a window from the Sediminispirochaeta bajacaliforniensis DSM 16054 genome containing:
- a CDS encoding aminotransferase class V-fold PLP-dependent enzyme; its protein translation is MDPLYLDNGATSWPKPPEVARAMADFLSDVGASPGRAGHRLALEAGRIVYDTREALAEFFGLKDPMRVVFTSNVTEALNLVLRGLLIPGDRVIVSSMEHNAVMRPLRFLEQQGVIVETLPCDAEGRTDSRELELALEKPAKLVVVNHASNVTGTVQPVGRFGAVVRQRRKALGMQYPLFLVDTAQSAGSIPIDMEHDGVDILAFTGHKGLLGPTGTGGALFGPYVPVDTINPLIRGGTGSRSERETQPEFLPDRFESGTMNSVGLAGLLAALTWIRGRGVVELQRREAALTMRLYEALAEMKGIRLYGPDRRPGFPLPEAGCCTGILSFNIDGMPCSEAGMRLDEEYGILCRVGLHCAPSAHRSIGTFPEGTIRFGVGPFTNDGDIDRAVDAVSRLSGEV
- a CDS encoding DUF3343 domain-containing protein, encoding MNEEYAVVLVHSTSHAIRGERLLSGAGVPCRLIPVPRYLSSDCGSCIRIKSGDSERAESLLRDGGVGVEAVKPYGPL